In Salinibaculum sp. SYNS191, the genomic window TGCTTCCACTAATAATGGGGACAGCTGATGGAAGCGAAGCCATCGCTAGCGAGGCTATCGAAGTTGGTGTCACCGACTACATCGCTGTTGCCGACTCGCCCGGCGAAACCGTCACCGATGCGCTGCGGCGGACTGAACAGGCCCTTCGGAACGCACAGCGGTCGACGACGCAGCGCGAGCGCGCCCGGCAGTTCGACGCCACCTTCCACGACACGAGATCGGCGACGTGGGTGCTCGACCCGGACGGCACGCTCACGCGGGTCAACCAGGCCGCTCGCGACATGATCGACGTCGACGCTGACGCCGTCGTTGGCGACCCATTCTGGACACTGCCCTGGTGGCCCAGTGACACACAGACCAGCGACGACATCCGCCGGCTTATCGAGACGGCGAAACGCGGCGGATTCGGCCATGCCGTCGTCACACAGGAGGCGCTGAATAGTGAGCGGATGTTGGAACTCTCCGTCCAACCAGTCACCGACGAACGCGGCGACCTCGTCTCCATCATCGTCGAATCCGTCGACATCACCGACCGCGTGGACCTCGAGCGGGAACTCCGGCGGTCGGAGGAACTCCACCGAGTCACGCTCAACAACATGACTGACACCGTCCTCATGACTGAGGAGGGTGGCGAGTATACGTATGTCTGCCCGAACGTCCACTTCATCTTTGGATACACCGCTGACGAGATCCGGGAGTTAGGCACGATCGAGGACCTCCTCGGTGAGGATCTCTTCGACCGAGAAGAACTGGCTGAGACGGGCGTCCTGAAGAACATCGAGACGACGGCGACGGACAAAGCCGGCCGCGAACACACGCTGCTGGTGAACGTCCGTGAGGTCTCCATCCAGGACGGCACGCTGCTGTACAGCTGCCGGGACATCACGAAGCGCAAACAGCGCGAACAGGCGCTAGCGACACTTCAGGAGACGGCTCGGGACTTCCTGTACGCCGAGACGCACCGGGAGATCGCTCAACACGTCGTCGACGACACGCCCGACGCCCTCGGCCTCGACGCCAGCGCGATCTACCTCTTCGACGCCGACGACAATCACCTCCAACCTGCCGCCCACTCACAGGCACTCCGGGACGCACACGGCCCGCTCCCCGCGGTTCACGCCGACGGTAGCGACCTCACCAGTCACAGTTTCGTCGAGAACGAGGCCCTGTTCTTCGAGGACGTCCACGAGGCCGACCGTCTCACCAATCCCGCGACTGATATTCGGAGTGCCGCATACATCCCGCTCGGAAACCACGGCGTATACCTGGCCGGGTCGACAGACGTGGGGGCTTTCGACGATGTCACGCGGGAACTTGCTGACCTGCTGGCGGCGACCGCAGAGGCGGCCCTCGACCGGGTCAACCGGGAGTCACAGCTCCGCGAACAGGACCGCGAACTCCAGCGTCAGAATGACAAGCTCACCACGCTCAACCGCATCAACGAGACCATCCGAGAGATCGACCAGGCGCTTGTGGAAGCCGAGACTCGCGAGGAAATCGATCACACCGTCTGTGAACACCTCACTGCTGACGGCCGCTTCCAGTTCGCGTGGATCGGCACGCTCGACGACACGGGGAAGGCGGTAACGCCGCAAGCGTGGGCTGGAACCGGTCAGGGCTATCTCGACACCCTATCGTTCAATGTTCCTGTGGAGACAGTCGAGCCGGCTGGTCGAACGGCGACAACAGGCGAGGTGACACACGTCTCGAACGTCGCGGCTGACCTCCACGCGGCCTCCTGGCGCAAAGACGCTATCTCTCGTGACTTCCTGTCCGTGTTGAGTGTTCCGCTGGTGTACAACGATCTCTCGTACGGTGTCTTGACCGTGTACGCGGAGACACCCGACGCGTTCGACGAAACCATTCAGACGGTCGTTTCGGAACTCGGGGAAACGATCGCTGCCGCGATCAGCGCGACCGAGCGCAAGCAGGCGCTGCTCACGACGTCGATGACGCGAATCGAGTACGAGGTCAGCGACGCGTCGTTCGTGCTCACGCAACTGGCCGCGGCGGCCGACTGCACGCTGACTTACGAGGGCGGCGTCCAGCAGACCGCCACTGGGAACTACGTATTCGTCACCGTGGATGACGCACCACTCGATGTCGTCGTCGACGCAACTGACGGTCTCACGGTTGTCGAGGATGTCCAGCGGATTCGCGGCGGCGAAACTGGCGGTGTGTTGCGCCTCCGATTGTCCGACCCATTCATCGCGACAGAGCTGGCTGAGCACGGGGCTGTTCTTCGGAGTGCAACGGCAACGGCGGCGGGTACAACGCTTGTCGTCGATCTGCCGGCGAGCATCGAAGTCAGGCACGTTACCCAGTTCCTCGCTGACCGGTCCGGCGATATCGACCTGGCGTCGAAGCAGACCCGTGAACAGGCATCCGAACACGGGTTCTACGCGTCCGTCCTCGACTGGCTGACGGACAGACAGCTTGAAGTCCTCGAGACAGCGTACTACAGCGGGTTCTTCGAGTCACCGCGTAAGGCCGACGGTAAAGCTGTCGCGGACTCGCTGGAGATCTCGCCGCAAGCGTTCTACCAACACAT contains:
- a CDS encoding bacterio-opsin activator domain-containing protein, producing MSSNSKSVLDESTIVVVGDTAWIAAYTAQLDAQFDATVQSVSTAAAAQQILQKTAVDCIVFDYSLPETTGIELVRRIRDTTTMLPLIMGTADGSEAIASEAIEVGVTDYIAVADSPGETVTDALRRTEQALRNAQRSTTQRERARQFDATFHDTRSATWVLDPDGTLTRVNQAARDMIDVDADAVVGDPFWTLPWWPSDTQTSDDIRRLIETAKRGGFGHAVVTQEALNSERMLELSVQPVTDERGDLVSIIVESVDITDRVDLERELRRSEELHRVTLNNMTDTVLMTEEGGEYTYVCPNVHFIFGYTADEIRELGTIEDLLGEDLFDREELAETGVLKNIETTATDKAGREHTLLVNVREVSIQDGTLLYSCRDITKRKQREQALATLQETARDFLYAETHREIAQHVVDDTPDALGLDASAIYLFDADDNHLQPAAHSQALRDAHGPLPAVHADGSDLTSHSFVENEALFFEDVHEADRLTNPATDIRSAAYIPLGNHGVYLAGSTDVGAFDDVTRELADLLAATAEAALDRVNRESQLREQDRELQRQNDKLTTLNRINETIREIDQALVEAETREEIDHTVCEHLTADGRFQFAWIGTLDDTGKAVTPQAWAGTGQGYLDTLSFNVPVETVEPAGRTATTGEVTHVSNVAADLHAASWRKDAISRDFLSVLSVPLVYNDLSYGVLTVYAETPDAFDETIQTVVSELGETIAAAISATERKQALLTTSMTRIEYEVSDASFVLTQLAAAADCTLTYEGGVQQTATGNYVFVTVDDAPLDVVVDATDGLTVVEDVQRIRGGETGGVLRLRLSDPFIATELAEHGAVLRSATATAAGTTLVVDLPASIEVRHVTQFLADRSGDIDLASKQTREQASEHGFYASVLDWLTDRQLEVLETAYYSGFFESPRKADGKAVADSLEISPQAFYQHIRTTQRKLFAELIDDHTPIVAQHAD